From the genome of Leishmania infantum JPCM5 genome chromosome 34, one region includes:
- a CDS encoding putative eukaryotic translation initiation factor 2-alpha kinase precursor: protein MPQDARLQPFSLVGIEATVRPEQRRWSAGKRSGTHGRPLERFFLFLFLAALALCSVCCSQASSAPFHPARHIVADEALSNAPSARSVALRYTFPGSSLALLVTEGGHLHAYDLERGQHAWCADAGGDMVTVTIDLPPSKEAALRDPLALPFLVRGNSLFTRVPFFTYTPLESMDATERLEGLPQSLRPYFFMNISTLLRRQTLFLGGTDVYVTTSVQVADLDASTGRPVGGLETPSQAFCGSNATRSPPRGDSTTESHRVPHNELLPLLHIVRYNIVLHVVRPGEYSWSICLSQLRMSPRAVVQPRFPSPFSAHSAADTSSAAPEDDSEHTPRFFSQFMRNMFDYDDEHVVNVAYRRAADQQANPTPAARTSTAVLMRNLQRTHTQAADYISRVVSVHQVNESHVSLRSVHDGTTAWTSALPHVAREPSGDGTGSTTSSSNATSTVIAAYVWVSGADEIFRVPVLRLAFGSVVEEAEQLRISMETDARGAVPTGLPRLTSASLAGALVPATHAAGRLQLWTLMQSGDSGRGRCRDGGACGEWATDDVEADEREETELAAYYHQCTWWETPPVSWPLLAGAFNGESGAVTFQAIDSATSSRTVAGTSGVYSTENPPLGFDSSGAVVKTGLAWRTAAFISFHVLCLAGSIAFLCAGVPPRGQLQRAWAQADRNRDRVSHTSSSHQPSTQLVPQDLLSPHGGRGTPFSLIMDSFSMDTLGLGTLPTASASMATVSLPHSDDSLQELMRHHQLGHLSRSPPRSPWVYPAPEQVRSLTYEESEKMLPVTATPATTTTTKGTATSSKAGFGMTPSTARQKAKTSETPVKRAAALPSSPADSAAADKAAASASNSSSDDDTVDIDLGERWWLRAQFLPRQHASAPALDETFSDRGSSYSRSQANTGTEEEGKLFQLHFKVLEKIGFGGEGSVFCVEHRVTHARYAIKVIHIHEKDEERVVQEAVLHSSFDNANVVRFYFCWIEDIAVSTANRLELCHRDEDGLDATSLAYSDNSLMVSTSGNTNGHSTDHDTASKAGDTYHMLFIQMEYFPRGTLADWLRLRSGFFRLEVLRYMKQIGEGLAYLHNQDVVHHDLKPTNIFVSNDNVLKIGDFGLAKRRGNANGSAGDLASNVAGGQEERSVVGGSPLYSSPEQTRGEPVNKPSDIFSLGIIAVEMLCTFTTLHERIRILTDAHQLILPEELEAEFPDEAQLIKSMLAANPLQRPPIRKLLRQISKLIVALEAQESDEEAEKPPPPSPLDGAEHSESRNGNDEAATVALVDDSASALAAATATGKFGNTPLSTSVTAASSSCGRSVAADLASGSHVDSFPSPLGEQKSRVALLPVLHSEAATGISAAAASHMPATTSAHDSNAASTGKHVTRLGDSLASLHASTMVKRGNTYHHRRRGSASPNMEAEIGRLHICEMVATGSASRKEFFANDPYGLPNTPVMYTEDADLSTILKHDLQDRTVSAPD, encoded by the coding sequence ATGCCACAGGATGCACGTCTCCAGCCTTTCTCGCTCGTTGGAATCGAAGCCACGGTGAGGCCCGagcagaggcggtggagcgCGGGGAAGCGCTCGGGCACACATGGCAGACCGCTTGAGCGattttttctcttcctctttttgGCTGCACTCGCGCTGTGCTCAGTGTGCTGCTCCCAAGCATCGTCTGCTCCTTTTCACCCTGCACGGCACATCGTAGCGGACGAGGCACTCTCCAACGCACCATCCGCGCGGAGTGTGGCACTTCGCTACACCTTCCCCGGCAGCAGCTTGGCGCTTCTAGTGACGGAGGGCGGTCATCTGCACGCTTATGATCTGGAACGTGGCCAGCATGCGTGGTGCGCCGACGCTGGCGGTGACATGGTCACCGTGACGATAGACCTGCCGCCGTCtaaggaggcggcgctgcgtgatCCCCTAGCGCTTCCGTTTCTTGTGCGTGGCAACAGTCTCTTTACACGCGTTCCGTTCTTCACGTACACGCCACTAGAGTCCATGGATGCAACCGAGCGGCTCGAAGGGCTACCGCAGTCCCTCCGGCCCTACTTCTTTATGAACATCTCAACACTGCTGAGGCGACAAACACTCTTTTTGGGTGGCACAGATGTGTACGTGACGACCTCAGTTCAAGTGGCGGATCTCGACGCGAGCACAGGGCGGCCTGTTGGGGGCCTAGAAACTCCATCGCAGGCTTTttgcggcagcaacgccaccaGAAGCCCACCACGCGGCGACTCAACGACAGAGTCGCACCGCGTGCCGCACAATGAGCTCCTCCCTCTACTGCACATTGTCCGCTACAACATTGTTTTGCACGTGGTGAGGCCAGGCGAGTACAGCTGGTCAATCTGCCtctcgcagctgcgcatgtCGCCTCGGGCAGTCGTTCAGCCACGCTTCCCGTCACCCTTTTCCGCACATAGCGCAGCCGACACCTCGTCAGCGGCTCCTGAGGACGACAGCGAGCACACGCCGCGCTTCTTCTCGCAGTTTATGCGCAACATGTTCGACTACGATGACGAGCATGTCGTGAATGTGGCCTACAGGCGTGCTGCAGATCAACAGGCCAACccgacgcctgccgcgcggacgtcgacggcggtgctgatgCGCAACTTGCAGCGCACCCATACTCAGGCTGCCGATTACATCAGCCGCGTGGTTAGTGTACACCAGGTCAATGAAAGCCATGTCAGTCTCCGAAGCGTCCACGATGGCACTACGGCCTGGACATCGGCTTTGCCGCATGTGGCGCGCGAGCCTTCTGGAGATGGGACAGGCTCGACGACGTCATCCTCGAATGCAACTTCCACTGTGATCGCTGCATATGTGTGGGTGAGTGGCGCTGATGAAATCTTCCGCGTTCCAGTTCTACGTTTGGCCTTCGGCAGCGTGGTGGAAGAGGCGGAACAGCTTCGCATATCCATGGAGACGGATGCGAGGGGCGCCGTACCTACAGGTCTGCCGCGGCTCACATCTGCTTCGCTCGCTGGGGCTCTGGTGCCCGCAACGCACGCCGCGGGCCGTCTGCAGCTCTGGACACTTATGCAAAGCGGTGACTCAGggcgtggccgctgccgcgacggcggcgcttgTGGCGAGTGGGCTACAGATGACGTTGAGGCCGATGAGCGTGAGGAGACGGAACTCGCAGCGTACTACCATCAGTGCACCTGGTGGGAGACGCCGCCTGTGTCttggccgctgctggcgggaGCATTCAACGGAGAAAGTGGTGCTGTGACTTTCCAGGCTATCGACTCTGCGACGTCGTCGAGAACGGTGGCCGGCACAAGCGGCGTCTACTCTACCGAGAACCCACCCTTAGGCTTCGACAGCTCGGGAGCGGTGGTGAAAACCGGCTTGGCttggcgcaccgccgccttcatCTCCTTTCACGTACTCTGCCTCGCCGGCTCGATCGCGTTTTTGTGCGCCGGCGTGCCGCCCCgggggcagctgcagcgcgcctgGGCCCAGGCGGACCGCAACCGTGACCGAGTTTCCCACACGTCCTCCTCTCATCAGCCATCGACACAGCTGGTCCCGCAAGATCTCCTCTCCCCGCACGGCGGGCGAGGCACGCCGTTCAGCCTCATAATGGATTCCTTCTCGATGGACACCCTTGGTTTGGGCACTTTACCGACAGCCTCTGCCTCCATGGCGACTGTGTCGCTTCCCCACTCAGACGACTCACTGCAGGAGCTGATGCGACACCACCAGCTGGGGCACCTCAGCAGGTCCCCGCCACGCTCGCCATGGGTGTACCCGGCGCCAGAGCAGGTGCGCTCCCTCACATACGAGGAGAGTGAGAAGATGCTCCCTGTAACCGCCACTCCAGCGACCACAACAACAACCAAAGGCACCGCAACCTCATCAAAGGCGGGGTTTGGCATGACGCCGTCCACGGCGCGACAAAAGGCAAAGACGTCTGAGACGCCAGTGAAGAGAGCAGCTGCATTGCCCTCGAGTCCGGCCGATTCCGCGGCAGCCGATAAggccgccgcgtccgcgTCAAACAGTTcgagcgacgacgacacggTTGACATCGACCTCGGCGAGCGCTGGTGGCTGCGAGCGCAGTTTTtgccgcggcagcatgcAAGTGCACCGGCGCTGGACGAGACATTCTCggaccgcggcagcagctaTAGCCGCTCGCAAGCTAATACGGgaacggaggaggaaggcaaGCTGTTCCAGCTGCACTTCAAGGTCCTAGAGAAGATCGGGTTTGGGGGTGAGGGGTCTGTGTTCTGCGTCGAGCACCGCGTGACGCATGCGCGGTACGCCATCAAGGTGATTCACATCCACGAGAAGGACGAGGAGCGAGTGGTGCAGGAGGCCGTTCTGCACAGCTCCTTCGACAACGCCAACGTGGTGCGCTTCTACTTTTGCTGGATCGAAGATATCGCCGTATCGACCGCAAACCGCCTGGAGTTGTGCCaccgcgacgaggacggGCTCGATGCGACATCGCTGGCCTACAGCGACAACTCACTCATGGTGTCCACATCCGGCAACACAAACGGACACAGCACCGACCACGACACAGCCTCCAAGGCTGGCGACACCTACCACATGCTCTTCATCCAGATGGAGTACTTCCCCCGCGGTACGCTAGCGGATTGGCTGCGTCTCCGCAGCGGCTTCTTCCGGCTCGAGGTGCTACGCTACATGAAGCAAATCGGCGAGGGCTTGGCTTACTTGCACAACCAGGACGTGGTGCACCATGATTTGAAGCCAACGAACATCTTCGTCTCCAACGACAACGTTCTCAAGATCGGCGACTTTGGGCTCGCGAAACGACGCGGCAACGCTAACGGGAGCGCCGGTGACTTGGCGTCGAACGTCGCGGGTGGCCAGGAGGAGAGGTCGGTGGTCGGCGGAAGCCCGCTGTACTCGAGCCCAGAGCAGACGCGTGGCGAACCGGTAAACAAGCCGTCCGACATCTTCTCTCTTGGCATCATCGCAGTGGAGATGCTGTGCACCTTTACCACGCTGCACGAGCGCATTCGCATCTTGACCGATGCCCACCAACTCATCTTACCTGAAGAGCTCGAGGCCGAGTTCCCTGACGAAGCGCAGTTGATCAAGTCTATGCTGGCGGCAAACCCGCTACAGCGACCGCCAATACGAAAGCTCCTTCGGCAGATCAGCAAGCTCATTGTCGCGCTGGAGGCACAGGAGAGCGATGAGGAGGCcgagaagccgccgccaccgtcccctctcgacggcgccgagcaCTCGGAGTCGCGCAACGGCAACGACGAGGCGGCCACCGTCGCACTCGTCGACGACAGCGCGTCGGCGCtcgccgcagccacggcaACCGGCAAGTTCGGCAACACACCATTGAGCACAAGCGTCaccgctgcgtcgtcgtcgtgtgGGCGATCGGTCGCCGCGGATCTCGCAAGCGGCAGCCATGTAGACTCCTTTCCGTCGCCGCTAGGTGAGCAGAAGTCGCGTGTGGCTTTGCTGCCTGTTCTCCACAGCGAAGCCGCCACCGGTatcagcgctgcagcagcctcgCACATGCCAGCCACCACGTCAGCGCAtgacagcaacgccgcctcTACGGGGAAGCATGTAACTCGCCTAGGCGACTCGCTTGCCTCTCTCCACGCCTCAACGATGGTGAAGCGTGGTAACACATaccaccaccgtcgtcgcGGGTCGGCCAGCCCGAACATGGAGGCGGAAATCGGTCGCCTGCATATCTGTGAGATGGTCGCCACCGGATCTGCGTCCCGGAAAGAGTTCTTTGCAAACGACCCCTACGGACTGCCCAACACCCCGGTAATGTACACGGAGGACGCTGATCTGTCCACTATCCTGAAGCACGACCTGCAGGATCGTACTGTCTCTGCGCCAGACTGA